A DNA window from Pithys albifrons albifrons isolate INPA30051 chromosome 7, PitAlb_v1, whole genome shotgun sequence contains the following coding sequences:
- the LOC139674204 gene encoding olfactory receptor 10AG1-like, with protein MLWENHTVGSGFVLLAFCDHSSLQGLCFTVLLVIYLVLLAGNSLIGLITVLDCSLHSPMYFFLRNLSFLEICYTSVTLPKMLVSVLRADGRISFLGCAAQLYFLVLLGSTESLLLAAMAYDRYVAICHPLHYPLAMSRGLCTRLVLGSWGAVTPVQVGQTYQLFTLPFCASHDLRHFFCDVPPLLDLACADTFWNQVVLHTIILGFAVLPFCLIVLSYIQIIRAILKIPSVLGRHKAFSTCSSHLMVLTLFYGSATVIYLKGHSRDSGDPDKYFALFYTIVTPMFNPLIYSLRNKEVRIALKKLLWTNFHCPTPPFPTPFTKSSSPSTTGAPSTTSATRDGMLMVHGSNIIQLQKQRVLYKGEASDSRSQNPSLEPPHYKIWLHKRSALPSMDHLERLSPVWMRRWMVRVKFRLKLFPQSVQRKGLSSVCVR; from the exons atgctgtgggag AACCACACCGTTGGATCTGGATTCGTTCTTCTGGCATTTTGTGACCACTCCAGCCTGCAGGGCCTGTGCTTCACTGTGCTCCTGGTCATCtacctggtgctgctggcagggaacagCCTGATTGGCCTCATCACAGTGCTGGACTgcagcctgcacagccccatgTACTTCTTCCTGAGGAACTTGTCCTTCCTGGAGATCTGCTACACCTCAGTCACTCTGCCAAAAATGCTGGTGAGTGTCCTGAGGGCAGATGGCAGGATCTCCttccttggctgtgctgcccagctgtaTTTCCTGGTCCTGTTGGGCAGCACTGAAAGCCTTCTCCTGGCTGCCATGGCCTACGACCGCTACGTGGCCATCTGCCACCCCCTGCACTACCCCCTGGCCATGAGCAGGGGGCTCTGCaccaggctggtgctgggctcctggggggctgtcaCACCAGTACAGGTAGGGCAGACCTACCAGCTGTTCACTTTGCCCTTCTGTGCCTCCCACGACCTTCGTCACTTCTTCTGTGACGTCCCTCCACTGCTGGACCTGGCCTGTGCAGACACATTCTGGAACCAAGTGGTGCTGCACACCATCATCCTGGGGTTTGCAGTTCTTCCCTTCTGCCTAATAGTTCTGTCTTACATTCAAATTATCAGGGCAATTCTGAAAATCCCCTCAGTTCTGGGcaggcacaaagccttttccacctGCTCCTCACACCTCATGGTGCTGACACTCTTCTATGGCTCAGCCACAGTCATCTACTTAAAGGGACACTCCAGGGATTCCGGAGATCCTGACAAATACTTTGCCTTGTTTTACACAATTGTGACTCCCATGTTTAACCctctcatctacagcctgaggaataAGGAAGTGAGAATTGCCCTGAAGAAACTCCTGTGGACAAA tttcCACTGTCCcaccccccctttccccaccccctTTACCAAGAGCTCCTCACCCTCAACCACGGGggctcccagcaccaccagtgccacca GAGATGGAATGCTGATGGTTCATGGCTCCAACATTATCCAGTTGCAGAAGCAGAGG GTGCTGTACAAGGGGGAAGCTTCTGACAGCCGCTCACAGAACCCATCCCTGGAGCCCCCCCACTACAAAATCTGGCTGCACAAACGCAGtgcactgcccagcatggatcacctggaac gcctctccccggtgtggatgCGCCGGTGGATGGTGAGGGTGAAGTTTCggttgaagctcttcccgcagtcggtgcagcggaagggcctctcctctgtgtgtgtgcgctga